Genomic window (Lynx canadensis isolate LIC74 chromosome D3, mLynCan4.pri.v2, whole genome shotgun sequence):
CTGACAGACAGGCCTTTGCTGGCCCAAGGGGGCAGGGTAAGGGAAGAAGATGGGCTGGCAGTGCATGGAGGTCCTGAGCTGGGAGAGAGGAGCTGGAGGCCCACTTTGGGGAGGATAATAGGGCAGGATCCATGAGTGAGTGAGGCCCTCATGGGAGAAGAGCTGGGCAGGGTGGTGATGACTGTGGGCTCCAGAATCCCTCCTGGACCCTACCATCCATTGTCAAAGGGCTGCCCCTCTCCAAGCCTCACTGttcccttctgtgaaatgggggctCGTCCTGGCTCCCAAGGTTGTTATGGCTTGGCAGCTAGTAAGCCCTTGGCCTTCCTGAGGATGAGGGAGGAAGAGCCTGACAGGTGGGAGCCAGTGCCCAGTACCCAGCAGCCTGGGCTCTACCTGGTGCTTCTCCTTCAGCCAGGGCTTAGGAGACCCAGGACTGCTCCTGTTGGAGAAAACACATCACAGATGTCCCCAAGCCAGATGTTTCCTGGCTTCTGTCCTGCCCACGCCCCTGGGGTGCCCTGCAGCCTCTGGGACCCCTTCCTACTCCCCCTCTTGTCCATGTCCAAAACAGCCCAGGGTCGGCCCTGGCACTgtccagactctttttttttcttcccctgaccGATGTCCCTTCTCTCTTCTATGCTCACAGACCTGATGGTATCACTTCCTCACCTTCTGGCTCCCGAGGTCCCAGGGTCAGGTTGAATtacctgttgtgttttttttgccTCAATGGCCTGGCCCCGGAGTCCCTCTGCTGCCCGCCCTTGGCCATGCCAGCCATCCTCCACCAGGAACACACCTTCCTTCTCTGTCACTTCTCCTTCAGGGCACCCATGTGGCCTCTGATctcagctctgtctccttctcttggGCTCCCAAGTATCCCCTCTTGGACCCATGTCAGGACACTGATCAGCGTCGTTGCTCCCACTTACTTGGGTGTTCTGAACTATATGTGAAGCCAGTAGCCCTGCCCTGCTGTCTTGAGGCCCTGGGCTTGGTGTAGTACCTGCCATATGATGTTTCGAGGTAAAGGAGAGAAAGCAAGGCACCACACACTCAACATTGTGGGGTGAGGGCACAGTTACCCCAAGAGCAGGGCACTGTGTTTGCTGACCCTCACATCTCTCCTCAGAGTGAAGATCACCCGGAACCCCAGCAGAGCCCCCCCGGGATGCTGTGGACATGGCCTCTCGAGACCCACAGCAGAGCAGCCAAATGGCAGAGGAGATCCCGGGCTTCCTGGATGCCTTCCTCCATGACTTCCCAGCCCCACTGAGCCCAGAGAGCCCTTTGCCATGGAAGGTCCCAGGAACAGTGCTGAgtcaggaggaggtggagggtgaGCTGGCCGAGCTGGCGATGGGCTTCCTGAGCAGCAGGTAAGTGGTGTACCAGCCAGGAGGGGACCACACGGGATGGGAGCAAGGGGCTTGGCATGTGCCATGTGTTGAACTTGACCTCAGCTGCCACTCACCCCACATGTCCTGCCTCCTCTTCCATCCCCATAACCGTGCTGCATTGCTTTCCCAGGGCTGTCATCATAAACTcataggctgggtggcttagaacaacagaaacgtatattctcatggttctggaagccAAAAGTCAGAGATCAAGGTGTCGGCGGGGTCATGCTCTCTCAAACAAAGACTGTGGAGAATTAGTTCCAGGCCTTTCTCTTAGCTTCTTGCCAGCAGGACTTAGTATTCTTTCACCTGTAGATGCATCACAGCAGTCTGGCCTTCATCGTGACATGGCATTCCCCCCGTGTGTCTGTCTTCATGtggcattctctctgtgtctgggtttcttctcataaggacaccggTCTTAttagatttagggcccacctTGCTCCAGTATGGCCTCATCTTACACCTGCAGAGACCCTAAATCCAAATAAGGTGACATTCTGAGCCACTgcaggttaggacttcaacatatctttgggggggggggggacacagttGAACCCATGACAGGTGCAGCAGATCCtgtttcccatttcacagatggggaggcAAAGGCCAGGTGAGTTAAGAGACTGGCCAAGGCCTCAGGGTGGGCAAGGGCCAGGCCGTGTGCCTACCACTCTGCCCGTGGCCACAATGACCAGGTTGTACTGTCTGCTGTTCACAGGTGGCAGCTGAGGCGCAGAGATGAGACACAGCAAGCTTAGCAgatttgaagggagaaagaaacagatagtAAGGGCTAGTAGGCCATGCAGCATCTGTGTgaacctcctccctccccaggggctGGGCCCACAGTCCCTAGTCACTGTGTCACCCCTTAAGTGGGACACACACCTGGCCTCAGCatactggcattttattttagtgtcCCCAAGCATGCTTCCTTTGTGGCAGGTCAGCTCTATCCCTGCACACACACCCTGCCCTGAGGGCCTGCTTGGTGGGATCCAGCAGAGTTCAGGACTCTTGCTCACCGCATATGGGGTGGGAGCCTGAGTCAATGAGCGTGAAGGTCAGTGTGAGCTGGCCCGTGTCTACCCTGACAGTCCCACAGCCCACAGAGCTCAGGAAGACATGCCCGGTGACCATGTCCCTTTCGGGTGTGGCATGTGCAAAGGGTGTTACTGGCTTGTTCTGTTCTCCtttgaggaaatattttagaGGCAGGTGGCATAAAGCAAGTTGGTGAAATGTAGTAGGCCGAAGTTGCTAGAgtctggagaggggagaggagggctcCCAGGGCTCTGCCTCCCTCAGGGCCCAGGGCCACAAGGTCTGTCCCCACAGCAGCCGTTGGGACTTCTGTGAGGGCTTAGGGGCTGCGGGGGGGAAATGCAAGCCAGGGAGGATTGGTACCCCGGCTGCCCCTGCATGAGAGCCAAGACCCTGGGGAGAGTGAGAGCACCAGCATAGTGCCTGCTATGCCAGGGATGAAGACACATCcacagggataaagagaaagtGACCTGGGGATGGAGGCGGGAGAGAGCCCCAGGCTAGTAGCTCAGAGTCAGAAGAAGGACAAGCTACCAGTGTGAACAGTCAGTCAGCTGCCGGTGTGtggagggaagaacagagaggagggATGTGCCCAGAGGGGCAGGAATCCCGGAAGGTAGGGCTGGTTTTGCTCTGTGGTGATGGAGATGCAAgggggtgaggaagaggagggcagCCAGGCAGTGGCAGGAGCAAGTGACCAGCCCTCCTGCCTAGGGATGGGCCTGAGCTGGAGAAGTCAGGGGTCAGTTGGAGGGGTCTGCAGGGTGCAGGGCCATGGGGGTGAGGGAGTTTTAGTTATGTCAGAGGCCATGTGTCTCAGGCTACATGGAGGAGAAAAGCAGGACTTGCTTGAGGTGACATGGGACCTCATGAGGCCCTAGTGGCAGTGCCTGGGCTCAGGTGTTGAACAGGCACCCTGTTAATTAGCAGGATGGTGGAGTAGGCCTGAGATCATTAGCCATGAGGGAGAGGCCAAGGGTCATGGCCCCTGTAAGCCCCCTAATAAATCCatcttaaaacacttttaaaacataatattgtggggatgcctgggtggctcagtcggttaagcatccgactcttgatgtcaggtcAGGCCTTgctctcagggttatgagttcaagccccagcgttgggctccacaaaacctacttaaaacaaaaacgtAATATTGTAAAGGCATGTATTTTCCGGTCATCTTAAGGGATTTATCTTCAgttattttcatccttttctaGTATTTCTTCCCTGTGTAGACCCGATAGTCACACATGTGGTCACGTGTTGTCTACACCCCACAGCACGTTCCTGGCAGCTTCCTGGTGGGCTCCTGTCCGTCTGTTTCCTGTTCCTGTCACTGGTGTGCAGGCCCCTGGGTGTAAGGGGCTCTAAGCATAGTGGCACATGGCGTTTTTCCAGATTATAAATGGTGTCATTCATGAGACTGTTAGGAAGTCAGATCACCAAGTTCAAGGGTGCAATGATTTATATCCTGTCTTCCCCCTTGTTAGCGGTTCTGTGTCCTGTCTCAGGTCCCCAAGCAGTTTGTACCTTACACTATAATTATTCATCTGCATTTCTGTCTTTGCTACTAGACTGCAAACTTGAAAATCCTGTGGCAGGCAAGTGAGACTAGAGCATTTCTGGGGTACCTAGGTCTTGCACACACCTTCTGTTCATTGTAGCACCTTCTGGAATCTTTAGGAGCTCTGACTGCTGCAGGGCCCACGGGCCTGGAGGGTGCACGGGCAGATGACCCCTGAATGGGGGTGGACAGTGCATCCAGGCAGTGAGGCCTGTGGCCTGAGGCCAAGCATTGTCTGAGTCACCACTGCTGGAAGCTGCTTCCCTGACCCTGGTGGCCTCTGCAGGCCTGCAGGAAGTCACAGCACCACCTCCCCGGGAGCAACGCCCCTTCTCCCTGCTTGAACAAGGAAAACCAGTAGTTAGCAGGAAATCCCCAAACAGCAGAGGAACTCATTTCTCATGTCTTGGCTGGTTGTTTTCTAAAGGCAGTTCCAGAGGCTTCTCCCCTGAGTCACCTTCTCCTTTTAAATCACAAATTCATCCCAGTAGATTCCTAAGACCATCTATAGACACACCACGGACACCCAGCCCCCAAAGAGAAGTGACCCATTTGTCTGGCTGTTGGGAAGTGGTTGCCCTTAGGGGAAAGCCAGTTGCATCTGCCCAGCAGAGAATTGCTGGCTACCCTGGGCGTTGCCCCCCAGCCCTCAAGAACAGACACACAAGGATGAGCACACATCCTCTGGCCTGTGAAGGGCTCCCACTGGTGGGGAGGCAGATTCTGGGGTCAGGATGCATCTAGAGGTATAGGGACACCAAGGGGATTGACCCCTACACATGGGGGAGCCATGGAAGGCTTTCCATGGACATGGTGTGAGAAGCACCACAGGCGAagcaatttaaatacaaaaaatgtgttgtctcagagttctggaagctgtagtccaagatcagggtatcagcagggctggttccttctggtgATTTCTGGCTCATTaccccagcctctgccttcaTCTCCGCATAGAGTTCTTCCTGTGTGCATCTGTGTCTGAATTTCCTGTATGTTACTCGATTAGggacccaccctactccagtgtGACTTAATTGCATCTGTTTCTAAATAAGCTCACATTCTGAGGCATTGGcagttagaacttcaacatatgaatttggggggacacaattcaacccataagaCTCGAAACCCTAGAGGTCCCCAGGTGGTATTGGTGACCATGAGCTGTCAACAGTCTGGATATTGGGCAGTTGTCCGGCCCGGTCACGGGGGCCAGCAGACACATCTCTTCCCCACCAGCCCTACCCATGTTTGGTGTAGCTTGGGACCTGATGAATGGCATTGAGTGGATGTCCCATCCAGCTCCTTGAGGCCCGGAGGCTGACCTGCTCCTTGCGGCTGCACATTGTGGTGCGAGCAGTTATCACTACCTCCGGCAGGGCCCCCTGAGTGGAAAGGAGGTCTCTCATCTGGAACAGTCGGGTAGGCACTGGGGTATTAGCTTCTGCTGAAGTGCCAGCCCCACTTCACTTCTTGTTCCTGTCCCCAGGAATGCTCCCCCACCACTTGCTTCATGTCTGGCCCACGAGGCGGTTTCCCAGCTGCTGCAGATGGACCTTTCTGAATTCAGGAAATTGCCcagacaggaggaggaggaggaggaggaggaggaggaagatgacaACGAGGAAGAGAAGGCCCCTGTGACCCGTGagttctcttccctccctggcctGGAGGCTTAGCCCATGACAGACTCACCAGCCAGACAAGGGACAGGCCTCAGGGGAGTGCCAGTTTGGGAGATGTCAGGGCTCACCTGGGCTCCACAGCCTTTCCTATTTTGCTGCTAGAGGGGTGGTCTCAGGCAGCATGTGGCTGAGGGCCACAAAAGGGCAGCGCTGGCCACATGTGTTCATGACAGTGTGGCAGAATGGAGGTGCAGAGAAAACACACCAGCACAAGGTCAGCAGAGGGAGGGCAGCTGAGCTTCAGAACAGCTCAGGAAATGAATAACGCTTTTCCCGTTTTACATGGGAGGAGACTGAGGTGGTAACTCAGCCACCCACTTGCTCTTCTGCCTCAGCTGACATTGCCCCAGGGTGGCGTGGGAGTCAGGAGGGTGACGTGAGCCATTGCTGGGGGCGGCCTCAGGGTCCAGCTGGTAGAAAATGCCAGAGCTTGAGCCCGTTGCCTGGGCCGATCCAACTCAGGACCCAGTCAGGTGGAGACTCTGCAGTGTCTGAAAGCTGGCTTGGGGATGGGCCGATGGGGCTTGTTTGTCTGCCTCCTTGTGGGAGACTGGCTAGCAGGGTGGGCCCCAAGCCACACCGCCCAGCCTGAGGAACCCAGAAACAGTCAGGGCTCTTATTTTGCatgtctttctttcactttcctaATACAGTAGGATCCCCCCTCTCACCCAAGGGGGATATATTCCAAGACCGCCAGGGGAGGCCCGAAACCGCAAATGGTACCAAACCCTATACATTCTGCATTTTTtcctatacacacatacctatgaGCACTTGAATTTATAAACtaagcacagtaagagattaacaacaatagcTGATACTCAGTTATAACAATATGCTGTCATAAAAGTGGTATGAGTGTGGTCTTTCTCTGAATATCTTACTGTACTATACTCGCCTTCTTGGTGTTGGTGTGAGATAAttaaatgcctacatgatgagatgaagtagGTGAATGACCTGGCATTACAGGGTAGCGTTAGGTCACTGTCGACCTTCTGACGATACATCAGGAGGAGGATCATCTTCCAGACCACAGTTGACTGCCTGTACTGAGACCGCGGAAAGCAAGCAGATGGGAACGGGAGACTACTGTACAATTTGCTGATTCTGTCTCTTTATATATTGCATATAATTACTTCCATCAGGTCACGTATTTATTACCTATGTTACTTTAAGCTTAGCATTAGCACGAGCATTGAGGACAAACCAAGAACAGGccggggagaaagaggaaaaccatGCGGCCTCTCGCTTCAGCAGGTGCCAAGCCCTCCTCAGCCGTGTGCCCTGCCTTTTCCCTGGCTCCCTGCCCACGTTCCATCCCAGCATTGCCTCGCATTCCTGCCTGGGAGCTGCGGGAGACCGAGGCCCACAGTGACAGGCAGCCATTGTCCTCTGCAAAGCCTGCAGGCACACAGCCCCACAAAGGGAGTGCCCCACCCAAGAGTCCCGGCGGGAAACCAGCGCCACCTGCTGGCAGGAAGGCCCCAGGCGGTGGCTGGCACCTGCAGCGCCCTACACCTGGGGGTTCCCGAAGGCcagtgaaggagggaggggcccaTGTAGGAGGAAATCACAGACTGCCCCCACCCTCCACGCAGGCCTGGGCCTGTGGTCTTGATCAGCTATCCCTGTCACTGGAGCAGAACATAGTTAAGTCTATCATTTCGAAGCCATTCATGCAAAATTGGCATCATGGCAGGTGTCATAAGCATCACTGCTCAAGGACAGAGATATGATTAAGACCTCTGTAGCTGTGTCAGGTGGGAACGccagccagcccctccccagtGAGCAGGTCCTATGGGCGCCTGGATGAGGCCCTCAGCCAGACAAGCAGGCATCTCCTGCCAGTGGCATCAGGAGTCTGTGAGCCAGCCGAACCTCCCATTGCTTATCCATTGCTTATCGTTGTCAGTGGTAATTGCCTTTGCTTAAGCTGAGATTCAAGTTCAAACACGCTGACGGAAATGGTAGGACAACCTAAGGCAAGAGGGTACACGGTGCCCTGTGCctccctgggtgtctcaggcCTAATAAAAGTAGAGCCcagagggggaagaaaggagcCCAACAGCTCAGGTAGTCATACGAGCATAGCCATctgcagaggagagaaggaggagactgGGGGAAGCGGCGCTGTGCAGTCCAGCCAGCTGAATGACGGTCCTGACTTGTTGGCAGGGGGTTCACTGGGCCAAGTGCATGTGAACCTGTCTTCCCTGAGCTGAGCCTTCCTGTACCCACAGCCCCTCAGTCCAGTCCTGATGGTCTCCCGTTTCTTGCCAGACACCTGAATGGCCCTTGTGTCCTGGGTATGGTGGCAGTGGCCAGTTCTAGACACCCCCGCCTTGGTGCATGGATTCCCTCAGATGTGTCTTCCCGTAGCCTCTTGTGCTCTCagaccctctctgcccccccaccttgtctctgcctctctttttcttctatagCCACTGCCTTTGGGCAGGAGCTCTTCTCCAACACCCCAAGTCCTATACGTGTGACCTGCGACACTCCTCAGTCTGCCctcaaaccacccccccccctcctaGGTGACTGGCTCTGACTCACCTGTACCTGCTGCATGTACCTGGGCCAGCAGGAGTCCCAGGAGGGCTTTACATGTGGAAATGAACAGAGTCTCTGAGGCATGTCACCTGAGGTTTCCTTGGGACCTGTTCCTTGTTaatcttttctttagaaaacaggtttagataggatttttttaaatgtttatttatttaccttgagagagagagcaggaggggcagagatagaatccCTGCGTTGTGAGGgaagagcccaacaaggggctcagtaccatgaaccatgagatcatgacctgaaccaagtcgAGCACCCAACCAAGTCAGCCACTGAGCCTctgcccccactttttttttaagccatgttGTAGAAGCTGTTAcctgttgctgcataacaaattctcccaaaatttagtggcttaaacatttattatcccatagtttctgtgggtctgGAATTTGGGAGCAGCTGAGCTGGTGGTTCTGGCCCAGGGTCTCTCAGGAGATCGTGGTCACGATCTTACAACCAGTGGGGGCAGAAGTTCCATTTCCAAGGTGGTTCAGTCACTTGGCtattggcaggaggcctcagttccttaccATGTGGACCCTCCACAGGGCTTCTTGAGGATCCTCACAGTATGGCAGCCGGCTTCCCTCAGGGCCAGTGATTCAccaggacacagagagagagagacacagacagacagggaaAGGGAGACCATGCAAGGTGGGAGCCACAGTGTCTCTTAGGAAGCTGTCATGGTCActtccattttattctgtttactAGGAGCAGGTCACTAAGGCCCATGCTTGAGGGAAAGGAAACCGGGCTCCCAATCAAAGCATCAATGAAGTTATGGGCATATTTTGAAACGATTACTAGGGCTAACACTTGTCATGGAAAATTGAAAAGGCACTAAGAAAGCATTCTTAAGGAAAAAACCTCACAGGCAGAGCTACCACCTGCAGACAACCACTGCTGACATTTTGATTGTATGCCTttcctgcattttattttccGAGTCCAAGCAGCTAAAGGCTTTTTCATGTCCTCACAATCAAACTGTATGTGggattttctgttctctttttctcatttccttaatATCATGACATAAGCATTTTACGTGCTCACACACTCTAAAAGGCCGTTTTTGTTTTACACTgtaattattttccattaaactttattttgagataacCGTAGcctcacatgcagttgtaagaaataatacagagggaatcgcctgggtggctcagtcagttaagcatccaactctagattttggctcaggtcatgatctcactattcgtaggttcgagccctgcattaggctctgcgctgtcaacacagagcctgcctaggatcctctctttccttctctctctgtccctccccagcttgtgctcactcacactctctctctctctctctctcaaaataaataaaagaataaccaTCAAGCcatcattattaaaagaaaaaaaaaaaaaagaacacagagggATTCCATGCATCCTTTACCCAGTCCCTCCACAATGGTAACATCTTGAAAAActatatttaaggggcgcctgggtggcgcagtcggttaagcgtccgacttcagccaggtcacgatcttgcagtccgggagttcgagccccgcgtcgggctctgggctgatggctcggagcctggagcctgtttccgattctgtgtctccctctctctctgcccctcgcccgttcatgctctgtctctctctgtcccaaaaataaataaacgttgaaaaaaaaatttaaaaaaagaaaaactatatttaaGTATCACGACCAAGATCTTGacatagccaagatacagaacagtttcatCCTATGAGGATCCCACATTACCCTTTATGGCCACCCTAATACCCCATGCCCTGTCCCTAGTCCTGACAACCATTAAtctctatttctataattttgtcatttcaagaatgcctatgaatggaatcatagaatacGTAAGTTTGGGGATAGGCTTTTTTCACTCCACATACTTCTCTGGAGATCCATCCGGGTTTTTGTGACCTGCCAAtagctccttcctttctttcctgctgCGAGCAGTATCCCATGGCATGATGTCCTGAAATTTACCCACTCACATGGTGAAAAACATCTGGGCCATTTCCAGTTTTCGCCTATTACAGGTGAAGCTGCTGGGAACACTGACTGGGGctcacaggtttttgtgtgagcaTAGCTTtaatttctctgggataaaaGCCCAGGGCTGCAGTGGCTGGGCCATGTGGCAATTGCATGTTTAGTTGTGAAAATCATGATTAATAGCAGCTTAATTCTTCATCAAGAGAATAGAATGTAATTTATTCTCTCACTGGATACATAGTGTTTCTAATTAACACGCAATTGTAAATGATTCTTTACTTCATCCTTAAATCGTCCTTGCGTCTCCGGCTATTTCCTTAGGGTGGGCTCCCACAAGTGGAGTTGCTCACTGTGGGACAGGAGGTTCCTTCCTGTGCATATTGCCAAACCAGACACTGCTCACTGCTGATGACACAGGCTGTCACACATAGTTTACTAGGCTGGTGTGCCTGTTACTAGGCCGGAATGCTCCGGGGGTTCATGGGCTTATGGGGCCTGTGCAAGCCTGTGGTGGGGGCTGTCTGCTGAGCCAAAGGGGCCACAGGGAAGGGGTGGCAGGGAGAGCGAGTGGAGCCCAGCTGGTCTGGTTGGTGCTTCCCTAACAGTCTTCTGTTATACCCATCAGTGCTGGATGCCAAGGGCCTGGCGCGAAGTTTCTTTAACCAGCTCTGGGAAATATGCAGCCAGTGGCAGAAGCAGGTGCCCTCGAGTGCCCAGGTTCCTCAGCAGCAGTGGCTGGTCTCCATCCATGCCATCCGGAATACTCGCCGCAAAATGGAGGACCGGCACGTGTGCCTTCCTGCCTTCAACCAGCTCTTTGGCCTGTCTGTGAGTGCTCCACCTCTAGTCTTCCACCTCCTGGCCCCCAAGCAGAACAGCCTAGGAGGCCttgtgcagggggtgggggccacCTGGGGTTCCCATCAGAGCTGCTAGCCAGAGCCAAAGCAGGAGTAACGGCTGTAGCTGTCATCTGAAGGCCAAGGTGCTAGGTGAGGCAGAGCACTTCCCAGGAGGTCTGAGAGACCCGATTCATCGTCCCATCAGTCCTATTCATTGTCCCATCGTCTGGCTTCTGGGCCAGACCAACCATGGCCACCTTGCTTTCCCAGCTAAGGGACTGAGGAAGGGGAATGGTCTGCCCAAATCTGTTATAAGGGGAGGCCCCAGGATTCTCTCATTTGCCCCAGACTCACAGTTACTGGGCTCTGCTCTATCTCCAGCACTGGGAGCCGCTGGTACATCACACCTCATTTTATGCTCCAGCAACTCAGTATAGAAGGTGAAACCAACTCCAGAGAGTTGTCCTTTTCCAAATCTTCCAGTTCCTCATGCTTGAGTCAGGTTGACCTATCTGATGGCAGAGTCCATGCTGATTCCTCCAGATCCACCCCAGTCAGCACCTGGACTCTACTCCCAGACAAAGCCTCTGGCCAGGTCACAGCCTTGGTCAGGGCGAAGTCAGTGTGATTCCCACTGCATTCCCTACCAGGACCCCGTGGACCGAGCCTACTTTGCTGTGTTTGATGGCCATGGAGGGGTGGACGCTGCAAGGTATGCTGCTGTACATGTGCACGCCAACATGGCCCACCGGCCAGAGCTGCCCACAGACCCCGCGGGAgccctcagagaagccttccggCACACAGATGAGATGTTCCTCTGGAAAGCCAAGCGAGAGGTGAGAACCAGTGAATGGGCCTCATGTGTAGTTTGGGGCCAATAGCCATTAGCATCAGAGAGACCCAGCCCTTGCCGAAGGAAGGAAATCAAAGC
Coding sequences:
- the PPM1F gene encoding protein phosphatase 1F isoform X1, producing MASRDPQQSSQMAEEIPGFLDAFLHDFPAPLSPESPLPWKVPGTVLSQEEVEGELAELAMGFLSSRNAPPPLASCLAHEAVSQLLQMDLSEFRKLPRQEEEEEEEEEEDDNEEEKAPVTLLDAKGLARSFFNQLWEICSQWQKQVPSSAQVPQQQWLVSIHAIRNTRRKMEDRHVCLPAFNQLFGLSDPVDRAYFAVFDGHGGVDAARYAAVHVHANMAHRPELPTDPAGALREAFRHTDEMFLWKAKRERLQSGTTGVCAFIAGKTLHVAWLGDSQVILVQQGQVVKLMEPHRPERQDEKERIEALGGFVSHMDCWRVNGTLAVSRAIGDVFQKPYVSGEADSASRELTGSEDYLLLACDGFFDVVPHQEVAGLVQSHLVREQGSGLQVAEELVAAARERGSHDNITVMVVFLRDPQDLLKGRAQGVGDVPTGLAEPGTDAPQRR
- the PPM1F gene encoding protein phosphatase 1F isoform X2, whose translation is MASRDPQQSSQMAEEIPGFLDAFLHDFPAPLSPESPLPWKVPGTVLSQEEVEGELAELAMGFLSSRNAPPPLASCLAHEAVSQLLQMDLSEFRKLPRQEEEEEEEEEEDDNEEEKAPVTLLDAKGLARSFFNQLWEICSQWQKQVPSSAQVPQQQWLVSIHAIRNTRRKMEDRHVCLPAFNQLFGLSDPVDRAYFAVFDGHGGVDAARYAAVHVHANMAHRPELPTDPAGALREAFRHTDEMFLWKAKRERLQSGTTGVCAFIAGKTLHVAWLGDSQVILVQQGQVVKLMEPHRPERQDEKERIEALGGFVSHMDCWRVNGTLAVSRAIGRNPQMQKCLGPTRVIMRAWVEDILQNEMCQMRGNQHTPPYLSH